In Mycobacterium sp. Aquia_213, the sequence AGGCGCCGCACCTGGACATCCAGCTTCTCGACCAGAACACCCACCAGGGCCTGGCGCCGACCCGCGACCACGGGTTCGACCACGCGCGGGGTGACGTTTTCGGCCGTATCGACGCCGACACGGTCATTCCGCCGGACTGGGTCGAGACGGTTCGCCGCTGCTTCTCCGACCCCGACATCGACGCCGCGAGCGGTCCGATCGCCATTTACGACCTGCCGTTCCGGGGCTTCCTCTTCTGGGTGGATTCCACGCTTCGCCACCACTTGCACAAACACGTCCGCAGTGAGCGGTTTCTCCTCGGCTGCAACATGGCAATTCGCGCCACGGCGTGGAAGGGCGTCCGTCTTCAGACGCAACTGGATCCGGAAGTGCGCCTGCACGAAGACATCGACCTGGCGCTGACGTTGTTCAAAAACGATTTCGAGATTTCCTATGAGCCGGCGATGGTCGCCGACATCTCTGGCCGGCGGGTGGAATCCCCACCGCGCGAGTTCTACCGGTACGCCACGCGTTACACGCGGACGACCCAACTGCACGGCATCAAGAGCCCGACGGCCCACACGACGA encodes:
- a CDS encoding glycosyltransferase → MAQQPSVSIVIPAYNEERFIGKCLESCINQTSAPDEIIVVNNKSTDDTASIVRRYQAQAPHLDIQLLDQNTHQGLAPTRDHGFDHARGDVFGRIDADTVIPPDWVETVRRCFSDPDIDAASGPIAIYDLPFRGFLFWVDSTLRHHLHKHVRSERFLLGCNMAIRATAWKGVRLQTQLDPEVRLHEDIDLALTLFKNDFEISYEPAMVADISGRRVESPPREFYRYATRYTRTTQLHGIKSPTAHTTIATLLLLYYPFRTMRFFYDADEQKFTLAKLRDRLRNVGRSAAIRSRANVRRGLAVTQPPAA